tgctctctccctctttctctctcagctctctttctctctcagctctctttctctctctgctctcttctctgctctcttctctctcggctctctctcagctctctctcgctctctatctgctctctctcagcaGTTTTGGAGTCCATATATTATAGTTTGTGATGTTGAGAAAATGCTAATTATCTTAGGGTCTAACCCCGTCAGGTGATGCTGCTCAGAGAGATTTGAGGGGCCACTGGATCACTGTCCAGTGGTTTTGGAGTGGAGTGCAAAGAAACCATGTTGtctgtctttcacacacacacacacacacacacacacacacacacacacacacacacacacacacacacacacacacacacacacacacacacacacacacacacacacacacacacacacacacacacacacacacacacacacacacacacacacacacacacacacacacacacacacacacacacacacacacacacacacacaccaagggcCTGCATGATGAGGGTTCTGTAAATGTTTGCAGATTACTGTTTCTCTTAAATCCTTTTGGACCTGAAGTCATGTTAagtagaaaaagaaaaaaaaaggcaGTAGGCTTTGGAGGCTCTTTTGCTTTGTTGTAATATCTTTGGCTCATGTTTCTGGATATTGGGTTTGACCAGAATTATTTTTTGTTTTGATGACTTGTAAGGGCACAGCACAGGCAAATTGGGGTTTTAACAATGCATTTTATATTTTCTTATCAGTACATTTTATACTTTACATACAATGTTGTATATCTGCATTAGAAATACACTGAAATACACGTTATTGCCTGGGTATCAATTAAATTACACAGTTGGATTTTGACTATTAGATTAGTGCCATTCAGGTAATACAATAAAGACAAGTCGATACAATGTCGCGCTTTGACATTGTAACCTCACTCCCGTTGCCATGTGGGTATAGCTAGCCTGCGTTGGCACAGCGCCATTGGAAAATAGCTTTATAAGATGAGAGTCCGATTTGTTAACGTAACCTTTTATGTTCACAATAACCCCGAAGCCTCCCAAGAGTCATTGCTAGTGTTCCAGCTGGGTTTATGGCTCTATGATAACTTGACAAATTATACAATAATATATGAAAATTGCATGAAGTTCTACTTAAAATTGTTGCCAGTTTTCTGTCATGGAAACATCAAAACTAGTTTATAAAACCATCAGCTTGAGCATCTTTATGTTGATGTTATTTTTCGCATGGAGTTTTCATTGTACTAAGAATCATATTAGCATTAGATCCATGTTGCATTTGAATGTGCACTTGAGTTATAAACTATTGCTTTATATCATAATTGTAGCATTATTCCATTTTTATCAGACTTATTCATGCTATTTTGTCAAATCTTAAAATACTTTTGACCAATTTAATTTCGAATCCATTCTGAAGTGCAATGCAAAACGTCAAGACATTTATGGCAAAATAGACAACTCACCTCAATAAATATTTATATTGACATTTGAATATTCACTTTACTTTCATAGTACGCATTATTGATCATTTAAATATGCTACAACATGAATAGATTATATAGCCTTGCATTTTCAGTAATCTTTTTAATATAGTAAATATATtaatatagtgatatagtaaacTATCATTAAACATAGCCCAGAATAGCAGCGTATTTGTTGTCTATATATTTCAAACGTTTATTTTTAGGATACTAACCTCTGTACAGAAAGGTCACTTGGTAAAAACACAATTACGTTTGGATGGCGGTTTAAAATGCTTTTCTTCTTTCAGCTCCGGAGGAAGATATCCTCAAAGGCAAACAGTCAATCAGAAGTCACGCGATGGGAAATCAGAACTCTGAGAGTGAGATATTGTTGGATGGCGACGATGACACTCTATCATCCTTGGAGGAGAAGGAATTGGAGAACCTAACAGGTAACGCACGCAGCTCCATCCGTTTTCATGTCCCAGCGCGCATCATCTAGAGGGGGCTGGGTACGCACGTTAGTTGAATTCTCCCCCTCCATTCCAAAGCGTCTCCATAGCTAACGCATTGCTAACGCGTGCGGGTGCTGCTACGGGTACTTTGAGGAGCGCATTCAGGATAACGGGGCTCCCGAACGGATAAGAAGGGGGGATAACCTCCCCAGCGCCTCCCATTACCCCTGGAGTCGCATGATGTTTTGTGGTGCTCTGGCtttgggggaggagaggataattacacacacaaacatgtcctATTGGCGCTTGTTTACAAGTTCAAATATCTCAAAGCAAAGCCCATTTTTGTTTGTAATTAAATTATAGTACAAAGGTACCAACACGCTTGCGTAGTGTGATTCATAATTCGCTTTTGACACGAATTATTTTTTTTGTATCGTTGAGAATTAGACGATAATTGAAGAAGGGAACTGTGCATTTTGTCTAAATGTTTTGGCCTCGAGGTTTATTTATATTTTGGGGCCTACCTTTGACTTATTTTATGTTAAATGAAAACCGCAAATTGGTACTCGTGACAAGTGCGATATTTTGACACATACATCCCATGTGTGCCTATTTATGATTGGGCATGGCATATAGGTGCACCGCTCACGGTTTTTAGCTAAACTGTATTATTTTCACATTTTAGAATATCACTATGGACCTTAAACATTTTCTGTGTGTTTAGTTGTTTATGATTGCTCGAAATAGGCATGTTTTCCAATTTGAATCCATGTCGAATAAATAGTATAGGCTGAGATCAAAACGATTGTAGGCCTTGCCGTTAACAAAACTCAAACACATACAATGACGTTGCTTTCCAATTTCTTATCCACTTTAAATCCATTATCTCACACTCATATTGATGTAAATGTGGCTCCCTATACCTGGAACTCCTATGGGCCTATTAGTTATGTTACTAATCGGATTGCATCCTATATAATCCTCAATTTCCCCACATCATGGCTTTCCAATATAACTTGTTCACCCACTGTAGACTAATACACTCAGAGCGCAATGATATGAAAACACAACGCCCACGATGACAATAGGGTTAAGGGGAGATTCCATGCATAATAAAGTGACATGGATTCTGAAATGAAGTGGAAATTGTCATGTGGGTTTCCTACTCCTctgactagacagacagacaggacgcaGGGTCCCAGTACAGGCAGCTGTCTGTCGGAACAACACCAGGTGTAATTGAATGTCTCCATGGCAGTGATTGAAAAATGTTATTTCACGCCCGGATTACATGCTAATGCTCACAATGCTCGGAGGGCTGAGGGGGAGATGGCAACAAATGAACATATCTGTTTATTCCATAGCCATCCGTTTCGGAAAGACGTGGGTGCTTGGGGAAATCAAACCGGGCTCTGAAGCCCCTTTCTGCCGCGCAGCACATCTGCAAATACAATGCTTCTGCACACGTGGAGCGCGGGGCAGGAGCTGCAAGAGCTTACACGTTGCTCCCTCGAGCGGCCTTCTCATTGTCATACTGGCATAAATTAAGATTGATGAGAGATTAAACAGACGTAGCACCAGCCCGCAATCAATGGGGCCTGATTGACAGCTGATTCTATTTTTTGACAAAGCTGGTCTGTCTTGGGTTACGCAGATGCTGATATTTTATTTTACCCAGCGGGTCaaaccacctctccctccctgtagtcTAAAGAGGAACTTTTCAGATCATGGTGATCCTGGTTTCAGTGCTTATCAACACGCAATATTAGATCTAACTCGATCTAGCAAGGAAATGAGGTCTAATAATAATGCTAATAATAATTGTGAAATGTAAAATTGCATTCTTAATTTAAATTGCAGTTACACAAGTCATTTGCATGCAGTTTTAAGCTAGAAATTATACAATTGAGAATtatatttatttttcttcttgACCTTGCATCTGATAGATAGGCGGAGGCGGATACAAACGACCAATCGCCTTGAGCAGGAATGCCCAacactcttcctggagatctactgtcctgtaggttcagtcCAATCCCAATGAATCatatctgattcagctagttaaggtGTGGTTGAGCAGCTCATTTGTAGAATCCggtgtgttaaattagggttgaactgaaaacccacaggacggtagggtagatctccaggaagagggttggcaGCCCTGGCCTAGAGCAAATGTTTTCCCTCATTAAACATGCATATGTGGCCTTCTCTATATAGTTATGGTATTTTCACGGAGACAAAAAGAGCCATCAAAGTCAGTGCGTGCCCTTGTTGAGTTTATATGTTTACCTTTACACGCTGTTGCCCTTTGAAAAAACTCTTGCTTTCTCGAGGAGGGGCAGGGGGAGATTTTTGTAAAGCGGGCTAATGTTTGCTTTCTGGCCCGTGCCGTTGTTgggccctgtctgtctcctaggCCCTGTAAACATGAGCACTAGCGCTCAGCTGGTCGCCCCGGCGGTGGTGGTGAAAGGAACGCTGTCCATCACTGCGTCTGAACTCTACTTCGAGGTGGATGAAGATGAGGCCAGCTTTAAGACGATCGATCCAAAGGTAAGAGAAGGGCTTTAACTTCTATTGATCCAAAGCAGGCCCTCCCGTCATTTTGTAAAACCATCTTTCTCCCAGTCCTTCCCTAACCCCAGCACCTCCAAGTCATGCTTTTCTGCAGCCTAATTGCTTTGTAAAGCCTTTATAAGAATTTAGTAAATAACTCCAACCAAGAACATGCGTAGACTAAAAGCCTTTAGGCTATTGCATGACGACTGTAAGCAGCCTCGAGTTCTGCGATCATCATCAGGTCAAATAATTATTGAATAATCCAAATGTAGATCGAGACTCAATAATCTCTATAATTGAGATTATAACAACCGTATAGGCTAAAATgctgttatgtggtgtgtgtattTGCGTAGTGAAAGTGAACATTAAGCCATAGCTTCACTCGTGCTTGAATTGCATTGGTTTGGGTGGGCTACGTCATTGACAACATCACGTCTCTCTGAGTTGTGTATCTGCGCTGCAGATTCGATACACAAAGGCCTCAGAGCCTGCAGAAGCGTCACAAGCAAACGTTTGAAAAATAAGTCAGTCTATCGCACATCATAATACAATGTGCCTGATACATAGAGAAGACTAGGCTTGCTCTTCTTCCTTCGGGTCTTTCAGTTGTTCGTGAAATACAGCCCAGGAATCAGGAATAGTGTGTTGGCCAATGACTTATGTTGTAGTAGGTTTTGTTGAGAACAAAAACCATGAAATGACTTGAATTTATTATTCGACACCTTTGAAACGTAGCCTATATGACTCTATGACCTATATAGTAATGAATATTCATTTCAAAACATCTTTCTATTTGTATTCAACAGTTCAGTGATAAACCAAATAGGCTGCTACTAATGGATAGCCTACTGTACTAATATTCCCGCGTGGTGTTTAGTCGCTCGTAGCGAAAGCAATATGAATCAGGTCTCGGAAATGGGCCCTGACTTCCCCTGGCTAGTCATTGAGTGACAGTTGTGTATCTTTTTTTTCCAGCAGTCTGCGCCCAGGGTTATTGGCAATAACAGTTATAATCATAATCTAGTTATAATAACAGATACATTCATTAATAAACTTTTGAGGTTTTGATTTTCGTGCGTTAACATTTTCCTATTGAAAGGGCAAATGAATTAACCTGAATTTAGCAATGGTCTTTTCTGGTGAATGGGCCTACTACAAGTGGTTGTTGTGTTTCTCTTTATCCCCGTGCAATTTCTCCGCTGAATTATAGCCTACCCAATAGTTAATACACAGTAATAACAGACATGCATACCGGTGTTTAAATAGGATATTTTTGCAGCCATATAGCCTATCGACATCAAACTGTCGACTAAATAGacgtttttttttgttaaaacaATTTGCATCAAATTGAACTaaattatagtgttctatattaatTATTCCAAGACGAAAATGAATGCATGTTCTCTGATATGCATAATCATGCAGAACTCGTATTTTGTATCAAATTAATCTAGGCCCAAGATTTACCGAATGTAAATGTGTTTAACAATCCTGAATTCTGTTTTTCACACAGGAATTGATTTCACTTTATCTAGTAAATATACATTTCTATTACTCTTACTAAACAATGCCAGTTCTCAAAACATGTATACAAACACAAGGCCAAGTTGTAATGTCATTTTCTTTAGTTTTATTAACATTTCAGTTTAAGGTCACGTAATGAAAAATTGGAACTTGGCACGCTACATTTTTATTCTTTCACTTAAAGATTTTGTGCATATAATTTTAAATAAACATTTATTCACTTTgtgaaaacattttaaaacaaaacaaccaaaaaagtattacatTTAGCTTAATGTACCTTCACGTTCTCCCTCTCTGAATGGCAATGTCCCATTACACTCCGttgtaaaagttttttttttgtttgcttgtttttAATTTCTCAATTGTTTCACATTGCTCGGATGTGAAACCAAGATCATGACGTTTTCCTCCACTCTGAAGTGATCTCAAAACGTCACCTCGGCCCTAAATAGCAATAGTATCACAATCAGACAATTCGACAGTTCATAATTTGTCCAAACTTTTTGCATTAGTGAGGATTTCCCTCGCCAGTCTCCACGTCTGCTTTGCGGCAGCTTCCAGGGCCGAGTGCGGCTTCCCCTGAAACAGGTCCAAATTTGGTAAGAAATAATGGGGGCATCTGCGGCACTGCAAACAGGAGATGAGCTGCAGCAGAATTCCGTTGATTCGATCTCCGAGGCAGGACTCGTCCCAGTCGGTCTCTCTCGGGTGTTTCTCACACTCATACAGCAGCAGGGTCTTCATGTGGTAGCTCTGGAGTGGCTGACCGGGTAGCTCGAGATGACGGTCGCGGAGAGTCTTCAGGACCGAGAGGCATCTTTTCCTGCATCCCGCCATCAGGAGCCTATTCTCGGCCTCGCTGAACTGCAAGACCCAGGCATCACTCTCAGCCGAGCTCTGTTTTCCGGTCAACGAGTAGCACTCTTTGGAGAGCAGGTTAAAGCCCTCGGCCTTGACCTCGGCCACCCGGTTCGGACCAGGCCAGGGGATATGGGGCATGGGCCACTGGGCAGCGCTCCTAGGCCAGATCCCGGTGCACTTGAACGCAGGGGTGATCTGAACCACGTATCTCTCCCGGATTCTTAGTCTTACCTCACTTGTATCTGCTACCATTTTAACCACGTCACGGTAGCTACACTTATCCACCGCTTGCGCGACCAGAGTCTGAAACCTTGAGCGGATCTTCCGGGCGGAAAGGTAACCCGAGGCCGTTATGAACTCGACCCAGAGAGACATACTTCTTTTGCGGCCGTCGCTTAGCTTCAGTACAGCGCAGCCGGGCAGAGAACCGTCATCAACAAAGTTGAACACTCCCATCTGGTTGAGGTAGAGGACCACCTCGAACTCGTTGGGGGCTATGACCTCCATCCCCTCGAAGCGCGCCTCTATCTCGCTGAGAGAGGAGATGAACCGGGGTTCCTGCACCTCGACCTCCTTCAGGACGTCCGACACTACCTTACACACCTCCCTGATAGTCTTTGCAATGGCCGCTTTTCGAGTTTGGCATCTCTCGCTGTAGTATTTGTTGAGCTGGTAGACCAGCTTTGCCTGCGTCGCGATCATGTTTGGGCAGAGGTCCGGGCTGTACACCGGCGAGTCGCAGTACGTTGACGGATCCAATGCTTACCGGTAAAGCCAGAGGCGAAACGCTCTTCCCCAAGCAATGGAAAAATGGTATAATTAAACTTTTTTTGCTTACACAGCGGATGGACGTCAGACAATGTCGGAAGGATACCGATAGGGTTGCAACGTAATAGGCTACTAAATATCAGTCCAAATCATATGCAGTAGGCAGCCCAAGAATGGGGTGGgctcagtgtacagtataatacCGTCCGTGTCCTCGCGCTTGCAGACCCTAAAGGATAAAGCTCTGGTCGTGACCACTCATCTCTCCTTGTCCGTTCAGTTGAACGTGAAAACTACGTGTTATTCTCCTACCTTGTCCCACTGTTGTCCACACTCAGCTGTGCGAGCTGGACTTGTGTAGTTTATGAATGGTCCCCTAGAAGAGTGAAAGGGGTCGGGCTTCTCCTCCTGCAATCAACGGCGGAGCTGTCAGTGCAACCAGCCAATCAGAGGCCTCTCCGACAAGCACTCTTTCACGAGAGGCACACTTTCGCTCTCCAACATCCTGCGCGCGGAGCCTCTGCTCCCAGGTCGAGATATAGGAAGATAAACGGTTCCTTTTCGTATACACACTTTGTGCTCTTTTCTACGAAGTATATTTAATACGTTTTAAAGACAGCTGTGTCTCTTTTGCCTTGACCTAGCGCCCCCCCCCCAGGTATGCACGTGCTCAATATAAAATGGACACATTTAGAAGGAGAATAGGTTGCGCATTGAGTGATGCTGGATACCTTGCAAGGGAAGTGTTTATTTACTGGCTCGCTTCATGTCTGAATGGCATCAATTTGGAACCCTTTTGATTTTCTATGGCAGTTAATGAGGCTTGATACTACTTTATAAACATCAGCACTAAGGTTTTAATCGCTTTCGACAATGTAACCAATACGTTTTTTAAATGCTGTACAGTTATTGTATGTATGCATTATTGGACTATTCGTGCATTTGCATATTTCTTGTGAGTTGCTAATTTATGTATATCAAACTATTTTTGACTGATGTTTTATGACATTTGTGCGTCAAGAAACAAGAGCCTAATTTTATTAGAAAGCGCGTCTCCAGGCTGCGACTTCAAGACGGTGTGTGATAATCAGGTTAACGAGATAAATCGAATGTTCAGTGAGTGTACAATATTTCTaatatttgtgttttttttcttcataaaATAGCATATCATTATGTTTTCCTGATTTTCagtatttttttctctccagtcTAATAGGCTAAAAGTTGTTCACATTTCAAACCTCTAACATATTCACTTGTCATAAAGGAAATGCTTTTTGTTTGTCATTTTGTGCTAGTGATTTCATCTTGGTGTATCGTGCCAGTAGATTATAGGCCTGAATAGTTAAAATTACACCCAGTAATTTCCCGCGGATATCGGATTAAGAGCAACAACCTTCCCCTCGCAGAAATGTGGTTTATTGTTTTACCATACAAATTTGGCCTACTAATTTCCCTAATATTCTATCGGCTAAATTAACATAATATTACTTTCATATTTGACCCATTTCATGCCATTGCACAATTTAAGAACGGAGAACAATTCCTCCTAGAATGGATGCGGACTACACGCACCTGCAGAGCAAGTTTTAGCACGCGTGTCATTCTAAAATGTGATGAAC
This sequence is a window from Oncorhynchus gorbuscha isolate QuinsamMale2020 ecotype Even-year linkage group LG17, OgorEven_v1.0, whole genome shotgun sequence. Protein-coding genes within it:
- the LOC124001248 gene encoding protein mab-21-like 2, with translation MIATQAKLVYQLNKYYSERCQTRKAAIAKTIREVCKVVSDVLKEVEVQEPRFISSLSEIEARFEGMEVIAPNEFEVVLYLNQMGVFNFVDDGSLPGCAVLKLSDGRKRSMSLWVEFITASGYLSARKIRSRFQTLVAQAVDKCSYRDVVKMVADTSEVRLRIRERYVVQITPAFKCTGIWPRSAAQWPMPHIPWPGPNRVAEVKAEGFNLLSKECYSLTGKQSSAESDAWVLQFSEAENRLLMAGCRKRCLSVLKTLRDRHLELPGQPLQSYHMKTLLLYECEKHPRETDWDESCLGDRINGILLQLISCLQCRRCPHYFLPNLDLFQGKPHSALEAAAKQTWRLAREILTNAKSLDKL